ATATACAACAGGCTGGATTGCACTCAATATCACAACAAAAGCGATTGAATATGCAATTTTATAATATGGCATACATATTTTTACTTCTTTCTTCAATATACTCTCCTCCTTTTCCACATCCACACCGCTATAAACATGAGCAGTATGGATGCTGCCACAAGAAGCAGTTGATTGAGATATACCTGATGTGGCAATTCCGTTTCAAAAAAATTCCCCGGAAATCGAACCATAATAGAGAATGGTCTTGCATGACACTGTCCTTTGCTATCCCATGTCAGCATATTAGAATAAATGATATAAAGAACCAGCGCCGGAACCGCTGGAAGCGGATTCTTAAACAGCAGCGCTGTAACCGCATACACACAGCAGATCATCAGGATGTTCGGCAGGACATACAGGATCGAATTCTGAACAAAATCCAGTATGTTCATAGCAAATCCTGATTTTACTGCCGTGGCGTAACACAAAATGATAAATACGATATTCATAATGACCAGTGCCGCCGTCATAATGAGAAATCCACTGCTTATTTTCCCGGCAATATATTGAAAAGCCGTCATCGGTTTGGTGTGCAGCAATTCATAAGTATTTTTCCTCATATCCTGGAAAAATAAAAACGCCAGCAGAACCGTTGCAAAGAATGCCATATGCAGGCTTGCAAAATCTGTAAATTTTCTTCCGAAATAATAGGAGAATGGATGTTTCTCAAGATTTTCTCTGATATACCGGTTGACTTCCTCCGGGCTTCCCTGATACCATGAAACGTCCTCATACACATAATTGGCACCATTAAAGTGGTATTCCGTTTTCAGATACTGACACGCCTCCGTAATCTTCATCTGTTTCATCTCAGATATCACTGCCTCCGCCTCTACT
The sequence above is drawn from the Dorea formicigenerans genome and encodes:
- a CDS encoding ABC transporter permease translates to MKAIIKRNLKNYLKNPIFWIGLIVVLISMYQTLAPYLSIHYVKSDETFRKVKMASDGDVMEGCIPATPDKERELWEKEIVKILQDTENGFGMSEVEAEAVISEMKQMKITEACQYLKTEYHFNGANYVYEDVSWYQGSPEEVNRYIRENLEKHPFSYYFGRKFTDFASLHMAFFATVLLAFLFFQDMRKNTYELLHTKPMTAFQYIAGKISSGFLIMTAALVIMNIVFIILCYATAVKSGFAMNILDFVQNSILYVLPNILMICCVYAVTALLFKNPLPAVPALVLYIIYSNMLTWDSKGQCHARPFSIMVRFPGNFFETELPHQVYLNQLLLVAASILLMFIAVWMWKRRRVY